From one Mangrovibacterium diazotrophicum genomic stretch:
- a CDS encoding RDD family protein produces MYEISLQTAQNTLLVQNKASVGERILATLLDVAVFSVYLMIGGIIAQFGFSSNTFWIIYGLPIYFYSLIMELAFNGQSLGKMVMKIKVVHQEGRQVPFSSYLLRWLLRIIDIYSFAGVVGICSILFSKHGQRLGDLAAKTLVVRLDSSTKFQNFSFNKHVSPEAQVVFAQASLMEDEDVEIIKEVLAYGKENGYIGKSAKMVIQVSANMKQKLSLTTELKPIKFLEQLLDDYYLIHK; encoded by the coding sequence ATGTACGAAATTAGTCTTCAAACTGCGCAAAACACCTTATTAGTGCAAAACAAAGCCAGCGTTGGCGAACGAATTCTGGCAACATTGCTTGATGTCGCGGTATTTTCAGTTTACCTGATGATTGGTGGGATCATCGCTCAATTTGGCTTTAGTTCGAATACGTTCTGGATTATCTATGGGCTACCGATCTATTTCTACAGTTTAATCATGGAGCTTGCATTTAACGGGCAAAGCTTGGGGAAAATGGTCATGAAAATCAAAGTTGTACACCAGGAAGGGCGGCAAGTTCCCTTCAGCTCATACCTGCTTCGTTGGCTTCTTCGCATTATTGACATTTACAGCTTTGCAGGCGTCGTTGGTATTTGTTCGATACTGTTTAGTAAGCATGGGCAACGCCTGGGGGATCTGGCGGCTAAAACGCTTGTCGTTCGGCTCGATTCAAGTACGAAATTTCAGAATTTCAGCTTCAATAAACACGTGTCGCCGGAGGCGCAAGTTGTTTTTGCACAGGCTTCGTTGATGGAAGATGAGGATGTTGAAATAATCAAGGAAGTTTTGGCCTATGGGAAAGAAAACGGCTACATCGGTAAATCGGCAAAAATGGTGATCCAGGTAAGTGCAAATATGAAGCAAAAGTTGAGTTTGACGACTGAGTTAAAACCGATTAAATTTTTGGAGCAATTGCTTGACGACTACTACCTCATTCATAAATGA